The following nucleotide sequence is from Actinomycetota bacterium.
GCCGACGCCGACCTTGCCGCCCGCGCGCGCGTATCGACCTACCGCGGCCTGGCGACCTGGAAGCGCATCGTCCTGCTGACCGCCGGCATCCTCGTCAACGTGGTCGTCGCCTACACGGTGCTGGTCGCGGTCATCGCGGTGGCCGGCGAGGCGACCGCCTCCACGCGCGTCGCCGACGTCAGTCACGGCGCCAAGGCCGCCGGCATCGCGGCCGGGGACCGCTTCCTCTCGGTCGACGGCGTCGACGTCTCCACGTTCGCCGAGGTCAAGGCGCGGGTCGCGCGCCACACCGCCGGCGACGTCATCACCGTCCGCGTCGACCGCGGCGGCGAGGCTCTCACGCTGCCGGTGACGCTCACCGCCGTCGACGACGGCGCCGGCGGGAAGGCGGTCGTCATGGGCGTCTCGGCTGCGCTCGACTACGGGCCCGTCCCGCTCGGAGAGGCGTTCGGCACCGCCGCGCAGCTCGTCACGCTCGTGGGCGCGGCGATCCTGTCCTTCTTCAACCCGGACACCTTCCGCGAGGCCGTCGCAGGCGCGAGGAGCGTGATCGGCGCCTCCGAGGAGATCGCCAAGGCGGTCAAGGCCGGCCCGGTGGACTACGCGTGGCTCGTCGCGCTGCTCTCGCTGTCACTCGGGCTGATGAACCTCGTCCCGATACCGCCCCTCGACGGGGGAAAGGTCCTCCTCGAACTCGTCGAGCGCGCGATCGGACGGCCGTTGAGCCGGAAGTTCTCGATCGCGCTGTCCGCGTCCGGCGCCGTCCTGCTGTTCTCGCTGGTCGGATACCTGATGTACGCTGACGTGGCCCGGCTCATCACGGGCTGACCGCACCACCGAGGGGAGGGTCATGCAGCAGCGCCGCACCACGCGGCCG
It contains:
- a CDS encoding site-2 protease family protein produces the protein MTAALQGRTLVSLGFTWLDAVVWGVITFSILIVLHEGGHFLAARAFRVKVHDFMIGLPGPALSVVSKRSGTRYGVTAVPLGGYVRIAGMDFGPEDDLLGRALAVAADAGTLWTSDLARELDVELERAQAIATTLVDWGALEHLDEDGTHLRALVARYDGEADADLAARARVSTYRGLATWKRIVLLTAGILVNVVVAYTVLVAVIAVAGEATASTRVADVSHGAKAAGIAAGDRFLSVDGVDVSTFAEVKARVARHTAGDVITVRVDRGGEALTLPVTLTAVDDGAGGKAVVMGVSAALDYGPVPLGEAFGTAAQLVTLVGAAILSFFNPDTFREAVAGARSVIGASEEIAKAVKAGPVDYAWLVALLSLSLGLMNLVPIPPLDGGKVLLELVERAIGRPLSRKFSIALSASGAVLLFSLVGYLMYADVARLITG